A section of the Chlorocebus sabaeus isolate Y175 chromosome 13, mChlSab1.0.hap1, whole genome shotgun sequence genome encodes:
- the IL20RA gene encoding interleukin-20 receptor subunit alpha isoform X6, which yields MSYNGIHQSVFKELKLLTLCSISSQIGPPEVALTTDEKSISVVLTAPEKWKRNPEDLSVSMQQIYSNLKYNVSVSNTKSNRTWSQCVTNHTLVLTWLEPNTLYCVHVESFVPGPPRRAQPSEKQCARTLKDQSSEFKAKVIFWYVLPVSVTVFLFSVMGYSIYRYIHVGKEKHPANLILIYGNEFDKRFFVPAEKIVINFITLNISDDSKISHQDMSLLGKSSDVSSLNDPQPRGNLKPPQEEEEVKHLGYASHLMEIFCDSEENAEGTSLTQQESLSRTIPPDKTVIEYEYDVRTTDIGAGPEEQELRLQEEVSTQGTLLESQAALALLGPQTLQYSYTPQLQDLDPLTREHTDSEEGPEEEPLTTLVDWDPQTGRLCIPSLSSFDQDSEGCEPSEGDGLGEEGLLSRLYEEPAPDRPPGENETYLMQFMEEWGLYVQMEN from the exons CACAAATTGGCCCACCAGAGGTGGCACTGACTACAGATGAGAAGtccatttctgttgttctaaCAGCTCCAGAGAAGTGGAAGAGAAATCCAGAAGACCTTTCTGTTTCCATGCAACAAATATACTCCAATCTAAAGTATAATGTGTCTGTGTCGAATACTAAATCAAATAGAACG TGGTCCCAGTGTGTGACCAACCACACGCTGGTGCTCACCTGGCTGGAGCCAAACACTCTTTACTGCGTCCACGTGGAGTCCTTCGTCCCAGGGCCCCCTCGCCGTGCTCAGCCGTCTGAGAAGCAGTGTGCCAGGACTTTGAAAg atcaaTCATCAGAGTTCAAAGCTAAAGTCATCTTCTGGTATGTTCTGCCTGTATCCgttactgtgtttcttttttctgtgatgGGCTATTCCATCTATCGATATATCCACGTCGGCAAAGAGAAACACCCAGCAAATTTG ATTTTGATTTATGGAAATGAATTTGACAAAAGATTCTTTGTGCCTGCTGAAAAAATCGTGATTAACTTTATCACCCTCAATATCTCGGATGATTCTAAAATTTCTCATCAGGATATGAGTTTACTGGGAAAAAGCAGTGATGTATCCAGCCTTAATGATCCTCAGCCCAGGGGGAACCTGAAGCCCcctcaggaggaagaggaggtgaaACATTTAGGGTACGCTTCGCATTTGATGGAAATTTTTTGTGATTCTGAAGAAAACGCAGAAGGTACTTCCCTCACCCAGCAAGAGTCCCTCAGCAGAACAATACCGCCAGATAAAACAGTCATTGAATATGAATATGATGTCAGAACCACTGACATTGGTGCAGGGCCTGAAGAGCAGGAGCTCAGGTTGCAGGAGGAGGTGTCCACACAAGGAACATTATTGGAGTCACAGGCAGCGTTGGCACTCTTGGGCCCACAAACGTTACAGTACTCATACACCCCTCAGCTCCAAGACTTAGACCCCCTGACGCGGGAGCACACAGACTCAGAGGAGGGGCCAGAGGAAGAGCCATTGACGACCCTGGTCGACTGGGACCCCCAAACTGGCAGGCTGTGTATTCCTTCGCTGTCCAGCTTCGACCAGGATTCAGAGGGCTGCGAGCCTTCTGAGGGGGATGGACTCGGGGAGGAGGGTCTTCTGTCTAGGCTCTATGAGGAGCCAGCTCCAGACAGGCCACCAGGAGAAAATGAAACCTATCTCATGCAATTCATGGAGGAATGGGGGTTATATGTGCAGATGGAAAACTGA
- the IL20RA gene encoding interleukin-20 receptor subunit alpha isoform X5 yields MSYNGIHQSVFKELKLLTLCSISSQIGPPEVALTTDEKSISVVLTAPEKWKRNPEDLSVSMQQIYSNLKYNVSVSNTKSNRTKLCRQDMVLLLECREIVHLTLMESFHLHSLSPRRKNNWSQCVTNHTLVLTWLEPNTLYCVHVESFVPGPPRRAQPSEKQCARTLKDQSSEFKAKVIFWYVLPVSVTVFLFSVMGYSIYRYIHVGKEKHPANLILIYGNEFDKRFFVPAEKIVINFITLNISDDSKISHQDMSLLGKSSDVSSLNDPQPRGNLKPPQEEEEVKHLGYASHLMEIFCDSEENAEGTSLTQQESLSRTIPPDKTVIEYEYDVRTTDIGAGPEEQELRLQEEVSTQGTLLESQAALALLGPQTLQYSYTPQLQDLDPLTREHTDSEEGPEEEPLTTLVDWDPQTGRLCIPSLSSFDQDSEGCEPSEGDGLGEEGLLSRLYEEPAPDRPPGENETYLMQFMEEWGLYVQMEN; encoded by the exons CACAAATTGGCCCACCAGAGGTGGCACTGACTACAGATGAGAAGtccatttctgttgttctaaCAGCTCCAGAGAAGTGGAAGAGAAATCCAGAAGACCTTTCTGTTTCCATGCAACAAATATACTCCAATCTAAAGTATAATGTGTCTGTGTCGAATACTAAATCAAATAGAACG AAACTCTGTCGACAGGATATGGTGTTGTTATTGGAGTGTAGAGAGATTGTACACTTGACTTTGATGGAGAGCTTTCACTTGCACAGTCTTtctccaagaagaaaaaataat TGGTCCCAGTGTGTGACCAACCACACGCTGGTGCTCACCTGGCTGGAGCCAAACACTCTTTACTGCGTCCACGTGGAGTCCTTCGTCCCAGGGCCCCCTCGCCGTGCTCAGCCGTCTGAGAAGCAGTGTGCCAGGACTTTGAAAg atcaaTCATCAGAGTTCAAAGCTAAAGTCATCTTCTGGTATGTTCTGCCTGTATCCgttactgtgtttcttttttctgtgatgGGCTATTCCATCTATCGATATATCCACGTCGGCAAAGAGAAACACCCAGCAAATTTG ATTTTGATTTATGGAAATGAATTTGACAAAAGATTCTTTGTGCCTGCTGAAAAAATCGTGATTAACTTTATCACCCTCAATATCTCGGATGATTCTAAAATTTCTCATCAGGATATGAGTTTACTGGGAAAAAGCAGTGATGTATCCAGCCTTAATGATCCTCAGCCCAGGGGGAACCTGAAGCCCcctcaggaggaagaggaggtgaaACATTTAGGGTACGCTTCGCATTTGATGGAAATTTTTTGTGATTCTGAAGAAAACGCAGAAGGTACTTCCCTCACCCAGCAAGAGTCCCTCAGCAGAACAATACCGCCAGATAAAACAGTCATTGAATATGAATATGATGTCAGAACCACTGACATTGGTGCAGGGCCTGAAGAGCAGGAGCTCAGGTTGCAGGAGGAGGTGTCCACACAAGGAACATTATTGGAGTCACAGGCAGCGTTGGCACTCTTGGGCCCACAAACGTTACAGTACTCATACACCCCTCAGCTCCAAGACTTAGACCCCCTGACGCGGGAGCACACAGACTCAGAGGAGGGGCCAGAGGAAGAGCCATTGACGACCCTGGTCGACTGGGACCCCCAAACTGGCAGGCTGTGTATTCCTTCGCTGTCCAGCTTCGACCAGGATTCAGAGGGCTGCGAGCCTTCTGAGGGGGATGGACTCGGGGAGGAGGGTCTTCTGTCTAGGCTCTATGAGGAGCCAGCTCCAGACAGGCCACCAGGAGAAAATGAAACCTATCTCATGCAATTCATGGAGGAATGGGGGTTATATGTGCAGATGGAAAACTGA